From Xenopus tropicalis strain Nigerian chromosome 3, UCB_Xtro_10.0, whole genome shotgun sequence, the proteins below share one genomic window:
- the LOC100492511 gene encoding extracellular calcium-sensing receptor: MHSLIFAVEEINSNPELLPNITLGYDVLDTCYTLRRAAQGTLSMLSGGTESTPNYNCHQRTRLAGVVGDTASTLSILMAQILGLYQYPQISYFATSPVLSDRNLFPSFFRTVPSDEFQMRGLAQLVSHFGWSWVGLLANDNDYGQYGLQIVMQEIINSGACVAFTETILTGQPNRNAPRLAQVIKESTAKVVIAITGDSDLVIVLEELLRQNVTGKIWIATEAWATANLLSNERFQGILLGAIGFAIYSGQMPSFSDYLNSLHPSNDLYDPFIKEFWEQAYSCKWPSQKNVTLVDNAREQTCTGNERLESVLTKVDRQVSSTVYTAVYAIAWALHNLLNCTAGVGPFHHGACANISSFHPWHLLQYIKKVNFKPPAGNRVFFDERGNPPAIYDIVNWHLTSQGSLGQITIPVSKCSPSCPSGFRKVIVPGKPPCCYECARCPQGQISNQTDALDCHPCSWDTWPNLQQDRCLPRPAEFLSYGDPLGYSLAAISILSSMIPLVILGIFIHFKTTPIVKANNYSLSCLLLLSLFLCFLCSLGFIGYPQPEKCLLRQVAFGMVFALCISCVLAKTITVVIAFNATKPGSRLRKWTGVKVSYCVIMLCALIQIIDCALWLIFSPPFHEVDTDTKPGVIIVNCNEGSPTAFWCMLGYLGLLASISFIVAFLARRLPDSFNEAKLITFSMLAFLSVWVSFIPAYLSARGMYTVAMEVFAILSSSWAVVGCIFVPKCYIILLRPNLNSREHLIGKRTV, from the exons ATGCACTCTTTAATATTCGCTGTGGAGGAGATTAACTCAAACCCTGAGCTCCTTCCCAACATCACTTTGGGCTACGATGTCCTTGATACCTGCTATACTTTACGGCGAGCAGCACAAGGGACTCTTTCAATGCTGTCCGGAGGAACAGAGAGCACCCCAAATTATAACTGTCACCAAAGGACTCGTCTTGCTGGTGTTGTTGGTGACACAGCATCCACACTTTCCATTCTTATGGCCCAAATCCTGGGGCTGTACCAGTATCCACAG ATCAGTTATTTTGCAACCAGCCCAGTTCTAAGTGATCGGAATCTGTTTCCTTCCTTTTTCCGTACGGTACCTAGTGATGAGTTTCAGATGAGGGGTCTGGCCCAACTGGTTTCTCATTTTGGTTGGTCTTGGGTTGGTCTCCTGGCCAATGATAATGACTATGGTCAATATGGACTTCAGATAGTAATGCAGGAAATTATAAATAGTGGAGCCTGTGTGGCCTTTACTGAGACTATCTTGACCGGCCAACCCAATAGGAATGCTCCTCGGCTTGCACAGGTCATTAAAGAATCAACTGCAAAGGTTGTGATTGCGATTACTGGTGATTCTGATTTGGTGATTGTGTTGGAAGAGCTGTTGAGGCAGAATGTGACTGGAAAGATTTGGATTGCGACTGAAGCATGGGCAACTGCTAATTTGCTTTCTAATGAACGATTCCAAGGGATTTTGTTGGGCGCCATTGGTTTCGCGATCTACAGTGGGCAGATGCCAAGTTTTAGTGATTATCTAAACAGCCTCCATCCATCAAATGATCTTTATGATCCATTtataaaggaattctgggaacaagcCTACTCTTGTAAGTGGCCCAGTCAGAAAAATGTTACCTTGGTGGACAATGCCAGAGAACAAACCTGTACAGGGAATGAAAGGCTGGAGAGTGTATTAACCAAAGTAGATCGGCAAGTGTCTAGCACTGTCTACACTGCTGTCTATGCCATTGCCTGGGCCCTACATAATCTGCTTAATTGCACAGCCGGAGTTGGGCCATTCCATCATGGCGCCTGTGCCAACATTTCATCATTTCACCCTTGGCAT CTTCTCCAATATATTAAAAAAGTTAACTTCAAGCCCCCGGCTGGGAATCGAGTATTTTTCGATGAGAGAGGGAACCCTCCAGCCATCTATGATATTGTGAATTGGCATCTGACTTCCCAGGGCTCCCTGGGGCAAATCACA ATTCCTGTTTCCAAGTGCAGCCCAAGTTGTCCTTCAGGATTTAGGAAGGTGATTGTACCAGGGAAACCCCCGTGCTGCTATGAGTGTGCCCGGTGTCCCCAGGGGCAGATATCCAATCAAACAG ATGCCTTGGATTGCCATCCATGTTCCTGGGACACGTGGCCCAATCTACAGCAGGACAGATGCCTACCAAGGCCTGCAGAGTTCCTTTCCTATGGAGATCCTTTGGGTTACAGCTTAGCAGCCATTTCCATCTTGTCCTCCATGATCCCTCTTGTAATTTTGggaatttttattcattttaaaactaCACCAATTGTAAAAGCCAACAACTACTCCCTTagctgccttctcctgctttccctgttcctctgtttcctttgctctttagggttcattggttacccacaacctgaaaagtgccttctgcgccaggtggcatttgggatggtttttgccctctgcatctcctgtgttctggccaaaaccatcactgttgtcattgcctttaatgcaaccaaacccgGCAGCAGGTTAAGAAAGTGGACAGGGGTGAAGGTCTCCTACTGTGTCATTATGCTTTGTGCCTTGATTCAGATAATTGACTGTGCACTTTGGCTGATCTTCTCTCCTCCCTTCCATGAAGTTGACACTGACACAAAACCAGGAGTCATCATAGTTAATTGCAATGAAGGGTCACCCACagctttctggtgcatgctgggataccttggactcttggcctccatcagtttcattgttgccttcctggccagacgcctccctgatagtttcaatgaagccaaattgatcacattcagtatgttggctttcctcagtgtgtgggtgtcctttatcccagcctatctcagtgcccggggcatgtatactgtggcaatggaggtctttgccatcctgtcttccagttgggcggtggtgggctgtatctttgtgccaaaatgttacattatattgttGAGACCCAACCTAAACTCTAGAGAGCATCTTATAGGAAAAAGGACAGTCTAA
- the LOC101733418 gene encoding vomeronasal type-2 receptor 26 — protein MKSSTGASGYDDILLTSQPDRNAPHLINVIKESTAKVVVVIAFDSDFVVVVEELLRQNVSGHIWVASEAWATFDLLSEERFKGILLSTIGFAIFHGNMLKIKACAAPDSNTNCRLFKEAVTGYLSRPGDIIMGGTFLIHLDRVYSDIQFTSKPPELQCQMFAIEYYQSMQALIFAVEEINSNPELLPNITLGYDVLDTCYTLRRAAQGTLSMLSGGTESTPNYNCHQGTRLAGVVGDSASTRTILMAQILGLYQYPQISYFATSPVLSDRNLFPSFFRTLLQYIKKVNFKTPAGNRVFFDESGNPPAIYDIVNWHLTSQGSLGQITVGKYDLSAPNGKSLNVDNGLINWASKTQIPVSKCSPSCPSGFRKVIVPGKPPCCYECARCPQGQISNQTDAVECHPCSWDTWPNLQQDRCLPRPTEFLSYEQPLGYSLAAISIFSSFTPITILGVLIRYNKTPIVRANNYSLSCLLLLSLFLCFLCSLGFIGYPQPEKCLLRQVAFGMVFALCISCVLAKTITVVIAFNATKPGSRLRKWTGVKVSYCVIGFCALIQILDCALWLIFSPPFHELDTDIQPGVIIANCNEGSPTAFWCMLGYLGLLASISFIVAFLARRLPDSFNEAKLITFSMLAFLSVWVSFIPAYLSARGMYTVAMEVFAILSSSWAVVGCIFLPKCFIILFRPNLNSREHLIGKRTA, from the exons ATGAAGAGTTCTACAGGTGCAAGTGGTTATGATGACATTTTATTGACCAGTCAACCTGATAGGAATGCTCCCCATCTTATCAATGTCATTAAGGAGTCAACTGCAAAGGTGGTGGTTGTGATTGCATTTGATTCAGACTTTGTGGTTGTGGTGGAAGAGCTGTTAAGACAAAATGTAAGTGGCCATATCTGGGTAGCCAGTGAGGCTTGGGCCACTTTTGATTTACTCTCAGAGGAACGATTCAAAGGGATTTTACTGAGCACCATTGGTTTTGCCATCTTCCATGGGAATATGCTCAAGATCA AAGCCTGTGCTGCCCCTGACTCCAATACTAACTGCCGCTTGTTCAAAGAGGCCGTAACTGGCTATTTGAGCCGCCCAGGAGACATTATCATGGGAGGAACTTTCTTAATTCATTTGGACAGAGTCTATAGTGATATCCAATTCACTAGCAAACCCCCGGAGCTCCAGTGCCAGAT GTTTGCTATTGAGTATTACCAGAGCATGCAGGCTTTAATATTTGCTGTGGAGGAGATTAACTCAAACCCTGAGCTCCTTCCCAACATCACTTTGGGCTACGATGTACTTGATACCTGCTATACTTTACGGCGAGCAGCACAAGGGACTCTTTCAATGCTGTCCGGAGGAACAGAGAGCACCCCAAATTATAACTGTCACCAAGGGACTCGTCTTGCTGGTGTTGTTGGTGACTCAGCATCCACACGAACCATTCTTATGGCCCAAATCCTGGGGCTGTACCAGTATCCACAA atcAGTTATTTTGCAACCAGCCCCGTTCTAAGTGATCGGAACCTGTTCCCTTCCTTTTTCCGTACG CTTCTCCAATATATTAAAAAAGTGAACTTCAAGACCCCGGCTGGGAATCGAGTATTTTTCGATGAAAGTGGGAACCCTCCAGCCATCTATGATATTGTGAATTGGCATCTGACTTCCCAGGGCTCCCTGGGGCAAATCACAGTTGGAAAATATGACTTGAGTGCGCCCAATGGGAAAAGTTTAAATGTAGATAATGGTTTGATTAACTGGGCCAGCAAAACCCAG ATTCCTGTTTCCAAGTGCAGCCCAAGTTGTCCTTCAGGATTTAGGAAGGTGATTGTACCAGGGAAACCCCCGTGCTGCTATGAGTGTGCCCGGTGTCCCCAGGGGCAGATATCCAATCAAACAG ATGCTGTGGAATGTCATCCATGTTCCTGGGACACGTGGCCCAATCTACAGCAGGACAGATGCCTACCAAGGCCTACAGAGTTCCTTTCCTATGAACAACCGTTGGGTTACAGCTTAGCAGCCATTTCCATCTTCTCTTCTTTCACCCCAATTACTATATTGGGAGTTTTAATTCGTTATAATAAAACACCAATAGTCCGAGCCAACAACTACTCCCTTagctgccttctcctgctttccctgttcctctgtttcctttgctctttagggttcattggttacccacaacctgaaaagtgccttctgcgccaggtggcatttgggatggtttttgccctctgcatctcctgtgttctggccaaaaccatcactgttgtcattgcctttaatgcaaccaaacccgGCAGCAGGTTAAGAAAGTGGACAGGGGTGAAGGTCTCCTACTGTGTCATTGGGTTTTGTGCCTTGATTCAGATACTTGACTGTGCGCTTTGGCTGATCTTCTCTCCTCCCTTCCATGAACTTGACACTGACATACAACCTGGTGTGATCATAGCTAATTGCAATGAAGGGTCACCCACTgctttctggtgcatgctgggatatctTGGCCTCTTGGCCTCCATCAGTTTCATTGTTGCCTTCCTGGCCAGACGCCTCCCTGacagtttcaatgaagccaaattgatcacattcagtatgttggctttcctcagtgtgtgggtgtcctttatcccagcctatctcagtgcccggggcatgtaTACTGTGGCAATGGAGGTCTTTGCCATCCTGTCTTCCAGTTGGGCTGTGGTGGGCTGTATCTTTTTGCCAAAATGTTTCATTATATTGTTTAGACCCAACCTGAACTCTAGAGAGCATCTTATAGGAAAAAGGACAGCctaa
- the LOC101733546 gene encoding extracellular calcium-sensing receptor-like: MPLRCNGQMCKRIGWFVLFTVWVLCTFATEACAAPDSNTNCRLPKEAVTGYLSRPGDIIMGGTFLIHLDRVFSDIQFTSKPPELQCQMFSIEYYQSMQALIFAVEEINSNPELLPNITLGYDVLDTCYTLRRAAQGTLSMLSGGTESTPNYNCHQGTRLAGVVGDSGSTRSILMAQILGLYQYPQISYFATSPVLSNRNLFPSFFRTVPSDEFQMRGLAQLVSHFGWSWVGVLANDNDYGQYGLQIAMQEIINSGACVAFNENILTGRPNRNAPRLAQVIKESTAKVVIVITTDSDWVIVLEELLRQNVTGKIWIATEAWATSDLLTNERFQGILLGAIGFAIYSGQMPRFSEYLNSLHPSNDLYDPFIKEFWEQAFSCKWPSQKNVTLVDNVREQTCTGNERLESVLTKVDRRVSGNVYTAVYAIAWALHNLLNCTAGVGPFHHGACANISSFHPWHLLQYIKKVNFKTPAGNRVFFDESGNPPAIYDIVNWHLTSQGSLGQITIPVSKCSPSCSSGFRKVIVPGKPPCCYECARCPQGQISNQTDAVECHPCSWDTWPNLQQDRCLPRPTEFLSYGDPLGYSLAAISILSSLIPLTILGIFIRFKNTPIVKANNYSLSCLLLLSLLLCFLCSLGFIGYPQPEKCLLRQVAFGMVFALCISCVLAKTITVVIAFNATKPGSRLRKWTGVKVSYCVIMLCALIQIIDCALWLIFSPPFHELDTDTQPGVIIVNCNEGSPPAFWCMLGYLGLLATISFIVAFLARRLPDSFNEAKLITFSMLAFLSVWVSFIPAYLSARGMYTVAMEVFAILSSSWAVVGCIFVPKCFIILFRPNLNSRENLIGKRT; encoded by the exons ATGCCTCTGAGGTGTAACGGGCAGATGTGCAAGAGAATCGGTTGGTTTGTCCTCTTTACTGTGTGGGTTCTTTGCACATTTGCTACAGAAGCCTGTGCTGCCCCTGACTCCAATACTAACTGCCGCTTGCCCAAAGAGGCCGTAACTGGCTATTTGAGCCGCCCAGGAGACATTATCATGGGAGGAACTTTCCTAATTCATTTGGACAGAGTCTTCAGTGATATTCAATTCACTAGCAAACCCCCGGAGCTCCAGTGCCAGAT GTTTTCTATTGAGTATTACCAGAGCATGCAGGCTTTAATATTTGCTGTAGAGGAGATTAACTCAAACCCTGAGCTCCTTCCCAACATCACTTTGGGCTACGATGTCCTTGATACCTGCTATACTTTACGGCGAGCAGCACAAGGGACTCTTTCAATGCTGTCCGGAGGAACAGAGAGCACCCCAAATTATAACTGTCACCAAGGGACTCGTCTTGCTGGTGTTGTTGGTGACTCAGGATCCACACGGTCCATTCTTATGGCCCAAATCCTGGGGCTGTACCAGTATCCACAA ATCAGTTATTTTGCAACTAGCCCGGTTCTAAGCAATCGGAATTTGTTCCCTTCCTTTTTCCGTACGGTACCTAGTGATGAGTTTCAGATGAGGGGTCTGGCCCAGTTGGTTTCTCATTTTGGTTGGTCTTGGGTTGGTGTCTTGGCCAATGATAATGACTACGGTCAATATGGACTTCAGATAGCAATGCAGGAAATTATAAATAGTGGAGCCTGTGTGGCTTTCAATGAGAATATCTTGACTGGCCGACCCAATAGGAATGCTCCTCGGCTTGCACAGGTCATTAAAGAATCAACTGCAAAGGTTGTGATTGTGATCACCACTGATTCCGATTGGGTGATTGTGTTGGAAGAGCTGTTGAGGCAGAATGTGACTGGAAAGATTTGGATTGCGACTGAAGCATGGGCAACTTCAGATTTACTCACTAATGAACGATTCCAAGGGATTTTGTTGGGCGCCATTGGTTTCGCGATCTACAGTGGGCAGATGCCAAGGTTTAGTGAGTATCTAAACAGCCTCCATCCATCAAATGATCTTTATGATCCATTtataaaggaattctgggaacaagcCTTCTCTTGTAAGTGGCCCAGTCAGAAAAATGTTACCTTGGTGGACAATGTCAGAGAACAAACCTGTACAGGGAATGAAAGGCTGGAGAGTGTATTAACTAAAGTAGATCGGCGAGTGTCTGGCAATGTCTACACTGCTGTCTATGCCATTGCCTGGGCCCTACATAATCTGCTTAACTGCACAGCCGGAGTTGGGCCATTCCATCATGGCGCCTGTGCCAACATTTCATCATTTCACCCCTGGCAT CTTCTCCAATATATTAAAAAAGTGAACTTCAAGACCCCGGCTGGGAATCGAGTCTTTTTCGATGAAAGTGGGAACCCTCCAGCCATCTATGATATTGTGAATTGGCATCTGACTTCCCAGGGCTCCCTGGGGCAAATCACA ATTCCAGTATCCAAGTGCAGCCCAAGCTGTTCCTCAGGATTTAGGAAGGTGATTGTACCAGGGAAACCCCCGTGTTGCTATGAGTGTGCCCGGTGTCCCCAGGGGCAGATATCCAATCAAACAG ATGCTGTGGAATGTCATCCATGTTCCTGGGACACGTGGCCCAATCTACAGCAGGACAGATGCCTACCAAGGCCTACAGAGTTCCTTTCCTATGGAGATCCTTTGGGTTACAGCTTAGCAGCAATTTCTATCTTGTCTTCCCTAATTCCTCTTACAATTTTGGGAATTTTTATCCGTTTTAAAAATACACCAATTGTAAAAGCTAACAACTACTCCCTTagctgccttctcctgctttccctgttgctctgtttcctttgctctttagggttcattggttacccacagcctgaaaagtgccttctgcgccaggtggcatttgggatggtttttgccctctgcatctcctgtgttctggccaaaaccatcactgttgtcattgcctttaatgcaaccaaacccgGCAGCAGGTTAAGGAAGTGGACAGGGGTGAAGGTCTCCTACTGTGTTATTATGCTTTGTGCCTTGATTCAGATAATTGACTGTGCACTTTGGCTGATCTTCTCTCCTCCCTTCCATGAACTTGACACTGACACACAACCTGGTGTGATCATAGTTAATTGCAATGAAGGGTCACCCCCagctttctggtgcatgctgggatatctTGGCCTCTTGGCCACCATCAGTTTCATTGTTGCCTTCCTGGCCAGACGCCTCCCTGacagtttcaatgaagccaaattgatcacattcagtatgttggctttcctcagtgtgtgggtgtcctttatcccagcctatctcagtgcccggggcatgtaTACTGTGGCAATGGAGGTCTTTGCCATCCTGTCTTCCAGTTGGGCTGTGGTGGGCTGTATCTTTGTACCAAAATGTTTCATTATATTATTCAGACCCAACCTGAACTCCAGAGAGAATCTTATAGGGAAAAggacataa